ATGGAATCGGTCCTGCGCATCACCGGCATCGAAGGCGCCGGCGAGACCGCCAAGTGGGACGGCACGGTCGACCTGACCACCAAGGCCGAGATCAATCTGCGGGCCCGCAATCTGGCCGCCCGCGGCGCCGCCGAGCCGGTCGCTGCTGAGACCGAAGTCGAAGCCGCTCCCGCCAAGAAGGCGCCGGCCAAGAAGAAGGCTGCGCCCAAGGCTGAAGCCGCAGGCGACGAAGCTTAAGAATTTCTGCGGCACCCGCAGCGGCGCCCAGGTGTTGGAACAAGAACTGCGCTGAGCCCCGTGGGCCCGGCCATAGGAACGGAGCGATCAAATGGCTCACAAGAAATCCGGTGGTTCGTCGCGTAACGGTCGCGACTCCCAGTCCAAGCGCCTCGGCGTGAAGAAGTTCGGCGGCGAGCGCGTGCTGGCCGGCAACATCATCGTGCGTCAGCGCGGCACCACCTTCCATCCGGGTGACAACATCGGCATGGGCCGCGACCACACCCTGTTCGCCCTGACCCAGGGCGCGGTGAAGTTCACCACCAAACGTGGCGGCCGTTGTTACGTATCGATTCTCGCGGCGAATGACGACGCCGCACAGGCGCTCGCCGCCGAGTAACGCAGTCTGGAATTGACCGGATCGCGTTGCTCACAAAGCAGCCGATCCGGACCAGGGAAAATATTCCGCGGGGAGTCTGGATCACCAGGCTCCCCGTTTGCGTTCCCCGCCTCGAAGACCGTCCGAGCCCTTCAAGGAGATGGTCGATAGAATCGAGGCGATCGCCATGTGCGTCATTGAAACCTCCCCCGTCGTCGAGACGCGGCGTCTGATGCTGCGCGCGCCAGCGCCCCAGGACGCGCCGCGCATCGCCGCCCTGGCGAACGACCTGGACATCGCGCGCATGACCAAGCGGATGCCGCACCCGTTTCAGGTTCGCGACGCCGACGACTTCGTGCTGCAGGTCGCGTCCCAGGACCCGGCGCGGGCCAACACCTTTGTCATCGACCACGAGGACGTCGGCCCCATCGGCGTGATCGGCCTGTTCGAGGGCGAGGATCGGGCGCCCGAGGTCGGCTACTGGATCGGGCGGGAGTATTGGGGTCGGGGCTTCGCCACCGAAGCGCTGGACGCCGCCCTGGTCTGGGCCAGCCGCAAGTGGAAGCGCCGGGCGCTGGTCGCCGGCCACTTCGCCGACAACCCCGCCTCGGGCCGGGTGCTGGAGAAGGCCGGCTTCCTCTACACCGGCGAAACGCGCCGCGCCTGGAGCCGGGCGCGGGCGGCCGAGGCGGATACGCGGATGATGGTCTGGCTGGCCTGACGCGACCGCCCCGCCTGGGCCGGCGTCAGCTGGCCAGGGCGGGGCCGTAGATGGCCGCCGCGGCGATCAGTCCGGCCGTCAGCATCGCGGCGGCCCCGGCGATGAAGGTGGTCACCGTCTTGGCGCGTCTGCGGCGCAGCCCGCCGGACTTGTATTTGCGGATGATGACCGAGGGGCCGCGCGTAAAGGCCTCGGATCCGATGATATTGTGTTGGGACAAGAAACGCTCCCCCGACTGGCGCATAGAAGCCTGGATCAGTCCGCGGCGCTCGCGGCCAGAAGATGGCGACCCGCGTTACCGGGGTCGCATCTTCGTGACACGCGGTGCCGGCGCCACAGCCCGGACCTTGATCCGATGGCGCTAGAGGGTCAGCGAAACCACCCGTCCGGCCCGCGTCTGGACGTGGCGCATCAGGACGATGGGATCGCCGTCGGCCTTGACCGGCGCGATCACGAACCAGCCGCCATCCGGCAGGCCGTCGAACTGGAAACGGCCGTCCCGGCACTGTTCTGAGCGGACATAGGACGAATAGTTGGCGTTGGCGTCCGCCACGGTGCGGGCGCGGACCACGGCGGCCGGGATGGCGGCGCGCTCGGTCGAGCCGTACAGGGTGCGGAAGCGGGCGCGGGTGTAGGGGGTGTCGGGCGTCAGGCCGATGTTGCCGACGCAGGCGAAGGTCTTGCCGTCCTGGGCGAAGGCGATCTGGCCCTGGATGGCGTTGCGGCCGGGAACCTGAGACCAGGCGAAATCCGATTCGATGAAGGCGCCCGGCGCGGCGCGGCCGGGCAGGCCGCCGCCGACGGTGGGGGCGCAGGCGGCGAGCGCCGTCAGGGTCAGGCCAGCGATGGCGGTCGCGGCGAGGGTGAGGCGGCGG
Above is a genomic segment from Candidatus Brevundimonas colombiensis containing:
- the rpmA gene encoding 50S ribosomal protein L27, with translation MAHKKSGGSSRNGRDSQSKRLGVKKFGGERVLAGNIIVRQRGTTFHPGDNIGMGRDHTLFALTQGAVKFTTKRGGRCYVSILAANDDAAQALAAE
- a CDS encoding GNAT family N-acetyltransferase; translated protein: MVDRIEAIAMCVIETSPVVETRRLMLRAPAPQDAPRIAALANDLDIARMTKRMPHPFQVRDADDFVLQVASQDPARANTFVIDHEDVGPIGVIGLFEGEDRAPEVGYWIGREYWGRGFATEALDAALVWASRKWKRRALVAGHFADNPASGRVLEKAGFLYTGETRRAWSRARAAEADTRMMVWLA